The following are encoded together in the Coffea arabica cultivar ET-39 chromosome 1c, Coffea Arabica ET-39 HiFi, whole genome shotgun sequence genome:
- the LOC113741746 gene encoding uncharacterized protein has protein sequence MGDNSANNLDDLLLKQFFAEVSEVERDNEVNRILSCFKLNPFDYLNLSFDSSVDDVKKQYRKLSLLVHPDKCKHPQAKEAFAALAKAQQLLLEPQEREYVLNQVNAAKEELRAKRKKQLKKDTASKLKSIVDEGKYEQEFEQSPEFQQELKLKVKEILTEQEWRRRKMQMRISEEEGRLKKDEEESKEMWKRKREHEEQWEGTREQRVSSWRDFMKGGKKVKKGEIRPPKLKTEDPNKSYVQRPVKRG, from the exons ATGGGAGACAACAGCGCCAATAACCTCGACGATTTGCTGCTGAAGCAATTCTTCGCAGAGGTTAGCGAGGTTGAGCGTGATAACGAAGTCAATAg GATTCTTTCGTGCTTCAAGTTAAATCCATTTGATTATCTTAACCTGTCATTTGATTCATCTGTGGATGACGTGAAAAAACAATATCGCAAG tTGTCTTTACTTGTTCACCCGGACAAGTGCAAACATCCACAAGCAAAGGAGGCATTCGCTG CATTAGCAAAAGCCCAGCAGCTGCTGCTTGAGCCACAAGAAAGGGAATATGTTCTGAACCAAGTGAATGCAGCAAAAG AGGAACTTAGAGCAAAGAGGAAGAAGCAACTTAAAAAAGATACTGCTTCTAAGTTGAAGTCAATAGTTGATGAG GGAAAATatgaacaagaatttgaacaatCACCAGAATTCCAGCAAGAGCTGAAACTGAAGGTTAAAGAGATATTAACGGAGCAAGAATGGCGGAGGAGAAAAATGCAGATGCGC ATATCAGAAGAGGAAGGAAGGTTGAAGAAGGACGAGGAGGAATCAAAAGAGATGTGGAAAAGGAAGCGTGAGCATGAGGAGCAGTGGGAAGGGACAAGGGAACAGAGG GTTTCCAGTTGGAGAGACTTTATGAAAGGTGGAAAGAAG GTTAAGAAAGGAGAAATTCGGCCGCCAAAGCTCAAGACAGAAGACCCCAACAAATCTTATGTTCAAAGGCCAGTTAAACGTGGTTAG
- the LOC113741739 gene encoding uncharacterized protein: MSTCVSSKSSLQLLSSIKVEEEAPRVTIEKQGIVSILGSDSETTKAAASLRRTLSADMSSKKWLAQNGFTSSSPMKKIASSEKLALSAADHHHSSSSSSSSSEGEEEYYKGNKERPAQDDVWMSIQSNKEKKQQPDVWSWGSILSQKNEDSSKLPPPYVHPLVKRSASSLSEKSLEICTESLGSETGSDGFSSYPPSEVGDVDEEKDNDQQQPQPQLSQSYEDMRIAKYHYSISSRKSGPRSFPPPLPSLAREDRASVHMQSHRENGRLVLEAVSVPPQNYFQAQREDGRLRLTFISTPSSQEEAMEDDVQEFEQVFDNFEEIEENEGSKFDDPSDKGHEEDEEEEEEVVVLVEEEDDDDDEKVFEKEKGRREVEIVMEQNSRLPGGLMDVHKPTLMMKKLMGLDKKNLAWAPRFNKAVNLGEVEVELEDAFATPPLPQSLPVPPPPRVARLISAPPATTAAASFNAYEYFWKEKPTMASIIKPMSTAEQCQPPKSNQNKVILASHGSLKGYEQQNLVLMRGNKAEYLVPLFRGCKESRARSLLLCEPNCIATSS, from the coding sequence ATGTCCACTTGTGTAAGCAGCAAGAGCAGCCTTCAACTACTATCTTCTataaaagttgaagaagaggcACCAAGAGTCACCATTGAGAAGCAAGGTATAGTGTCCATTCTTGGATCAGACTCTGAAACAACCAAAGCAGCAGCTTCTTTGAGAAGAACTCTTTCAGCTGATATGTCCTCAAAGAAATGGTTAGCTCAAAATGGCTTCACCAGCTCtagccccatgaagaagattgCATCATCTGAGAAACTAGCACTTTCAGCCGCTGATCATCATCATTcgtcatcatcttcttcttcttcttcagaaGGAGAAGAGGAGTATTATAAAGGTAATAAAGAAAGGCCTGCACAAGATGACGTATGGATGTCAATTCAgtcaaataaagagaaaaagcaGCAGCCAGATGTGTGGAGTTGGGGCTCAATTCTTTCCCAAAAGAATGAGGACTCATCCAAACTTCCACCCCCTTATGTTCATCCTTTAGTAAAAAGATCTGCTAGCTCTTTGAGTGAAAAAAGCCTCGAAATTTGCACAGAAAGTCTTGGCTCTGAGACTGGCTCTGATGGCTTTTCCTCGTACCCGCCTTCTGAAGTAGGCGATGTAGATGAGGAAAAAGATAACGACCAACAACAACCACAACCACAACTATCGCAGTCCTACGAGGACATGCGAATTGCAAAGTATCATTACTCTATTTCCAGTAGGAAATCAGGGCCTCGGTCCTTCCCTCCTCCTCTTCCTTCATTGGCTCGCGAAGATAGAGCCTCAGTTCACATGCAGTCTCACAGAGAAAATGGTAGGTTAGTTCTTGAAGCTGTTTCTGTCCCTCCACAAAACTATTTCCAGGCTCAACGCGAAGATGGCCGCCTTCGCCTCACTTTCATCAGTACTCCTTCCTCACAAGAAGAAGCAATGGAGGATGATGTTCAAGAATTCGAGCAAGTGTTTGacaattttgaagaaattgaagaaaatgagGGGTCCAAATTTGATGATCCAAGTGATAAAggccatgaagaagatgaagaagaagaggaggaagTAGTAGTATtagtagaagaagaagatgatgatgatgatgagaaagtttttgagaaagaaaaaggaagaagagaagtgGAGATTGTGATGGAGCAAAACTCAAGATTGCCAGGTGGATTGATGGATGTGCACAAACCAACATTGATGATGAAAAAGCTAATGGGACTAGACAAAAAGAATCTAGCATGGGCTCCAAGGTTCAACAAAGCAGTCAACTTGGGGGAGGTGGAGGTGGAGTTGGAGGACGCGTTTGCTACTCCACCACTTCCTCAGTCACTTCCAGTTCCACCACCACCGCGGGTGGCTCGACTGATCTCAGCCCCACCGGCAACCACAGCAGCTGCATCTTTCAATGCTTATGAATACTTCTGGAAAGAGAAGCCCACAATGGCAAGCATCATCAAGCCAATGTCCACAGCTGAACAATGCCAGCCTCCCAAAAGCAACCAGAACAAGGTAATTCTAGCCAGTCATGGCAGCTTGAAGGGATATGAGCAGCAAAATCTTGTGCTCATGAGAGGAAACAAGGCAGAATACTTGGTTCCTTTGTTCAGAGGATGCAAAGAATCAAGAGCAAGATCTCTATTACTTTGTGAGCCTAATTGCATTGCTACCTCCTCATGA
- the LOC113725967 gene encoding serine/threonine-protein phosphatase BSL3 isoform X1: MDVDSNMVTAEESDQESTTTTTATANGPTSGELSGGVDNLGSQASQQSAQQGPGQAGQPSSQQQQSSNTSPVVGPRCAPTYTVVNAIIEKKEDGPGPRCGHTLTAVPAVGEEGSPGYIGPRLILFGGATALEGNSAASGTPSSAGSAGIRLAGATADVHCYDVLTNKWSRITPIGEPPTPRAAHVATAVGTMVVIQGGIGPAGLSAEDLHVLDLTQQRPRWHRVVVQGPGPGPRYGHVMALVGQRYLMAIGGNDGKRPLADVWALDTAAKPYEWRKLEPEGEGPPPCMYATASARSDGLLLLCGGRDANSVPLASAYGLAKHRDGRWEWAIAPGVSPSPRYQHAAVFVNARLHVSGGALGGGRMVEDSSSVAVLDTAAGVWCDTKSVVTSPRTGRYSADAAGGDAAVELTRRCRHAAAAVGDLIFIYGGLRGGVLLDDLLVAEDLAASETTAAASHAAAAAAASNVQPGRLTGRYVDERMRQSVPEAVTDGAVVLGNPVAPPVNGDMYTDISTENAMLQGSRRLSKGVDYLVEASAAEAEAISATLAAAKARFNGEVDRPDRGDRGPEATPSGKQISSLIKPDSAASNNSAPAGVRLHHRAVVVAAETGGALGGMVRQLSIDQFENEGRRVSYGTPESATAARKLLDRQMSINSVPKKVIAHLLKPRGWKPPVRRQFFLDCNEIADLCDSAERIFSSEPTVLQLKAPIKIFGDLHGQFGDLMRLFDEYGSPSTAGDIAYIDYLFLGDYVDRGQHSLETITLLLALKVEYPHNVHLIRGNHEAADINALFGFRIECIERMGERDGIWAWHRINRLFNWLPLAALIEKKIICMHGGIGRSINHVEQIESIQRPITMEAGSIVLMDLLWSDPTENDSVEGLRPNARGPGLVTFGPDRVMEFCNNNDLQLIVRAHECVMDGFERFAQGHLITLFSATNYCGTANNAGAILVLGRDLVVVPKLIHPLPPAITSPETSPERHIEDTWMQELNANRPPTPTRGRPQVASDRGSLAWI; encoded by the exons ATGGATGTGGATTCGAATATGGTAACAGCGGAGGAATCCGATCAGGAGTCCACGACGACGACGACGGCGACGGCGAATGGTCCGACGTCGGGAGAGTTATCGGGTGGGGTTGATAATTTAGGATCTCAAGCTTCTCAGCAGTCAGCTCAGCAAGGTCCTGGTCAGGCGGGTCAGCCTTCTTCTCAGCAGCAGCAGAGTAGTAATACTAGTCCGGTGGTTGGGCCGAGGTGTGCGCCGACGTACACGGTGGTGAATGCCATTATAGAGAAGAAGGAGGATGGGCCGGGACCAAGGTGTGGGCATACGCTTACGGCTGTGCCTGCTGTTGGGGAAGAAGGGAGTCCGGGGTATATTGGGCCGAGGCTAATTTTATTTGGTGGTGCCACAGCTTTAGAGGGCAATTCAGCTGCTTCTGGAACTCCTTCCTCTGCTGGAAGTGCTGGAATTC GATTAGCAGGGGCAACTGCTGATGTGCATTGTTATGATGTGCTGACAAATAAATGGTCTAG AATTACTCCAATTGGAGAGCCACCCACACCAAGGGCAGCTCATGTCGCTACTGCAGTTGGGACCATGGTAGTCATTCAG GGAGGAATTGGTCCGGCTGGTTTGTCTGCTGAGGACCTTCATGTTCTAGACCTAACACAACAACGACCACGATGGCATAG GGTGGTTGTTCAAGGTCCTGGACCTGGGCCTCGTTATGGGCATGTCATGGCTTTGGTGGGCCAAAGATATCTCATGGCTATTGGTGGAAATGATG GAAAAAGGCCTTTAGCTGATGTATGGGCCCTGGACACAGCTGCCAAACCTTATGAATGGCGGAAACTGGAACCTGAAGGTGAAGGTCCACCTCCATGCAT GTATGCAACTGCAAGTGCTCGGTCTGAtggtcttcttcttctttgcgGGGGGAGAGACGCGAACAGCGTG CCACTGGCCAGTGCATATGGGCTTGCCAAACACAGAGATGGTCGTTGGGAGTGGGCAATTGCCCCTGGTGTATCACCATCTCCTAGATATCAGCATGCAGCT GTTTTTGTCAATGCTAGGCTTCATGTATCAGGAGGGGCTCTTGGTGGTGGAAGGATGGTGGAGGACTCATCAAGTGTGGCAG TTCTGGATACTGCAGCAGGAGTTTGGTGTGATACAAAGTCTGTTGTTACTAGTCCCAGGACTGGTAGATACAGTGCTGATGCTGCTGGTGGGGATGCTGCAGTTGAATTAACCAGACGTTGTAGGcatgctgctgctgctgttggtGACTTGATATTTATCTATGGAGGCCTTCGTGGTG GTGTTCTGCTTGATGATTTGCTTGTTGCTGAAGATCTAGCTGCTTCAGAAACAACAGCGGCAGCTTCACATGCCGCCGCTGCTGCAGCCGCATCTAATGTGCAGCCAGGCAGGTTGACAGGAAGGTATGTTGATGAAAGAATGAGACAGTCAGTTCCGGAAGCAGTTACTGATGGTGCTGTTGTGCTTGGAAATCCTGTTGCTCCGCCGGTGAATGGTGATATGTATACTGATATCAGTACTGAAAATGCAATGCTTCAAGGTTCTCG GAGATTGAGTAAAGGTGTGGACTACTTGGTTGAAGCCTCTGCCGCTGAAGCTGAGGCAATTAGTGCTACATTAGCTGCTGCAAAAGCTCGATTCAATGGAGAAGTTGACAGACCTGATAGGGGGGACCGTGGGCCAGAGGCAACTCCGAGTGGGAAGCAAATATCTTCATTGATTAAACCTGATTCTGCTGCATCAAATAATTCTGCTCCTGCAGGGGTTCGGCTTCATCATCGTGCT GTGGTTGTAGCTGCTGAAACAGGTGGAGCATTAGGGGGCATGGTTAGACAGCTTTCAATAGATCAATTTGAAAACGAGGGTAGACGTGTAAGTTATGGGACACCAGAAAGTGCTACAGCAGCAAGAAAACTTTTGGATCGGCAAATGTCTATCAACAGTGTGCCCAAAAAG gTGATTGCTCATCTATTGAAGCCTCGTGGTTGGAAGCCTCCTGTTAGACGTCaatttttcttggattgcaaTGAGATAGCTGACCTTTGTGATAGTGCTGAAAGAATATTCTCGAGTGAGCCAACTGTTTTACAACTCAAGGCTCCAATCAAGATATTTGGTGATTTACATGGACAATTCGGAGATCTTATGAGGCTCTTTGATGAGTATGGATCCCCTTCAACTGCTGGAGATATTGC ATATATCGATTATCTCTTCTTAGGAGATTATGTTGACCGAGGCCAGCACAGCTTGGAAACCATAACTCTTCTCCTTGCTTTGAAG GTTGAGTATCCCCACAATGTTCATTTAATTCGTGGAAATCATGAAGCTGCAGATATTAATGCACTTTTTGGCTTTCGAATCGAGTGCATTGAACGCATG GGTGAGAGAGATGGAATTTGGGCATGGCATCGGATAAACAGACTGTTCAACTGGCTTCCTCTAGCTGCattgattgagaaaaaaattATCTGTATGCATGGTGGTATTGGAAGATCAATAAATCATGTAGAACAAATTGAGAGTATTCAGCGACCAATTACAATGGAAGCAGGCTCAATTGTTCTGATGGATTTATTGTG GTCCGATCCAACTGAAAATGATAGTGTAGAAGGGCTACGGCCTAATGCAAGGGGTCCTGGGCTGGTTACTTTTGGG CCTGATCGTGTGATGGAATTCTGCAATAACAATGATCTTCAACTGATAGTCAGAGCGCACGAGTGTGTGATGGATGGCTTTGAACGGTTTGCACAAGGACATTTAATTACTCTTTTCTCAGCCACAAACTACTGTG GGACTGCAAATAATGCTGGTGCTATATTAGTTTTGGGCAGAGATCTTGTAGTCGTTCCCAAGCTGATTCATCCATTGCCACCGGCTATTACTTCACCTGAAACATCACCTGAACGTCATATAGAAGACACGTGGATGCAG GAGCTTAATGCTAACAGACCACCTACACCAACTAGAGGTCGTCCTCAAGTTGCCAGTGATCGAGGTTCTCTTGCTTGGATTTAG
- the LOC113725967 gene encoding serine/threonine-protein phosphatase BSL3 isoform X2, whose protein sequence is MDVDSNMVTAEESDQESTTTTTATANGPTSGELSGGVDNLGSQASQQSAQQGPGQAGQPSSQQQQSSNTSPVVGPRCAPTYTVVNAIIEKKEDGPGPRCGHTLTAVPAVGEEGSPGYIGPRLILFGGATALEGNSAASGTPSSAGSAGIRLAGATADVHCYDVLTNKWSRITPIGEPPTPRAAHVATAVGTMVVIQGGIGPAGLSAEDLHVLDLTQQRPRWHRVVVQGPGPGPRYGHVMALVGQRYLMAIGGNDGKRPLADVWALDTAAKPYEWRKLEPEGEGPPPCMYATASARSDGLLLLCGGRDANSVPLASAYGLAKHRDGRWEWAIAPGVSPSPRYQHAAVFVNARLHVSGGALGGGRMVEDSSSVAVLDTAAGVWCDTKSVVTSPRTGRYSADAAGGDAAVELTRRCRHAAAAVGDLIFIYGGLRGGVLLDDLLVAEDLAASETTAAASHAAAAAAASNVQPGRLTGRYVDERMRQSVPEAVTDGAVVLGNPVAPPVNGDMYTDISTENAMLQGSRRLSKGVDYLVEASAAEAEAISATLAAAKARFNGEVDRPDRGDRGPEATPSGKQISSLIKPDSAASNNSAPAGVRLHHRAVVVAAETGGALGGMVRQLSIDQFENEGRRVSYGTPESATAARKLLDRQMSINSVPKKVIAHLLKPRGWKPPVRRQFFLDCNEIADLCDSAERIFSSEPTVLQLKAPIKIFGDLHGQFGDLMRLFDEYGSPSTAGDIAYIDYLFLGDYVDRGQHSLETITLLLALKVEYPHNVHLIRGNHEAADINALFGFRIECIERMGERDGIWAWHRINRLFNWLPLAALIEKKIICMHGGIGRSINHVEQIESIQRPITMEAGSIVLMDLLWSDPTENDSVEGLRPNARGPGLVTFGPDRVMEFCNNNDLQLIVRAHECVMDGFERFAQGHLITLFSATNYCGTANNAGAILVLGRDLVVVPKLIHPLPPAITSPETSPERHIEDTWMQELNANRPPTPTRGRPQVASDREICT, encoded by the exons ATGGATGTGGATTCGAATATGGTAACAGCGGAGGAATCCGATCAGGAGTCCACGACGACGACGACGGCGACGGCGAATGGTCCGACGTCGGGAGAGTTATCGGGTGGGGTTGATAATTTAGGATCTCAAGCTTCTCAGCAGTCAGCTCAGCAAGGTCCTGGTCAGGCGGGTCAGCCTTCTTCTCAGCAGCAGCAGAGTAGTAATACTAGTCCGGTGGTTGGGCCGAGGTGTGCGCCGACGTACACGGTGGTGAATGCCATTATAGAGAAGAAGGAGGATGGGCCGGGACCAAGGTGTGGGCATACGCTTACGGCTGTGCCTGCTGTTGGGGAAGAAGGGAGTCCGGGGTATATTGGGCCGAGGCTAATTTTATTTGGTGGTGCCACAGCTTTAGAGGGCAATTCAGCTGCTTCTGGAACTCCTTCCTCTGCTGGAAGTGCTGGAATTC GATTAGCAGGGGCAACTGCTGATGTGCATTGTTATGATGTGCTGACAAATAAATGGTCTAG AATTACTCCAATTGGAGAGCCACCCACACCAAGGGCAGCTCATGTCGCTACTGCAGTTGGGACCATGGTAGTCATTCAG GGAGGAATTGGTCCGGCTGGTTTGTCTGCTGAGGACCTTCATGTTCTAGACCTAACACAACAACGACCACGATGGCATAG GGTGGTTGTTCAAGGTCCTGGACCTGGGCCTCGTTATGGGCATGTCATGGCTTTGGTGGGCCAAAGATATCTCATGGCTATTGGTGGAAATGATG GAAAAAGGCCTTTAGCTGATGTATGGGCCCTGGACACAGCTGCCAAACCTTATGAATGGCGGAAACTGGAACCTGAAGGTGAAGGTCCACCTCCATGCAT GTATGCAACTGCAAGTGCTCGGTCTGAtggtcttcttcttctttgcgGGGGGAGAGACGCGAACAGCGTG CCACTGGCCAGTGCATATGGGCTTGCCAAACACAGAGATGGTCGTTGGGAGTGGGCAATTGCCCCTGGTGTATCACCATCTCCTAGATATCAGCATGCAGCT GTTTTTGTCAATGCTAGGCTTCATGTATCAGGAGGGGCTCTTGGTGGTGGAAGGATGGTGGAGGACTCATCAAGTGTGGCAG TTCTGGATACTGCAGCAGGAGTTTGGTGTGATACAAAGTCTGTTGTTACTAGTCCCAGGACTGGTAGATACAGTGCTGATGCTGCTGGTGGGGATGCTGCAGTTGAATTAACCAGACGTTGTAGGcatgctgctgctgctgttggtGACTTGATATTTATCTATGGAGGCCTTCGTGGTG GTGTTCTGCTTGATGATTTGCTTGTTGCTGAAGATCTAGCTGCTTCAGAAACAACAGCGGCAGCTTCACATGCCGCCGCTGCTGCAGCCGCATCTAATGTGCAGCCAGGCAGGTTGACAGGAAGGTATGTTGATGAAAGAATGAGACAGTCAGTTCCGGAAGCAGTTACTGATGGTGCTGTTGTGCTTGGAAATCCTGTTGCTCCGCCGGTGAATGGTGATATGTATACTGATATCAGTACTGAAAATGCAATGCTTCAAGGTTCTCG GAGATTGAGTAAAGGTGTGGACTACTTGGTTGAAGCCTCTGCCGCTGAAGCTGAGGCAATTAGTGCTACATTAGCTGCTGCAAAAGCTCGATTCAATGGAGAAGTTGACAGACCTGATAGGGGGGACCGTGGGCCAGAGGCAACTCCGAGTGGGAAGCAAATATCTTCATTGATTAAACCTGATTCTGCTGCATCAAATAATTCTGCTCCTGCAGGGGTTCGGCTTCATCATCGTGCT GTGGTTGTAGCTGCTGAAACAGGTGGAGCATTAGGGGGCATGGTTAGACAGCTTTCAATAGATCAATTTGAAAACGAGGGTAGACGTGTAAGTTATGGGACACCAGAAAGTGCTACAGCAGCAAGAAAACTTTTGGATCGGCAAATGTCTATCAACAGTGTGCCCAAAAAG gTGATTGCTCATCTATTGAAGCCTCGTGGTTGGAAGCCTCCTGTTAGACGTCaatttttcttggattgcaaTGAGATAGCTGACCTTTGTGATAGTGCTGAAAGAATATTCTCGAGTGAGCCAACTGTTTTACAACTCAAGGCTCCAATCAAGATATTTGGTGATTTACATGGACAATTCGGAGATCTTATGAGGCTCTTTGATGAGTATGGATCCCCTTCAACTGCTGGAGATATTGC ATATATCGATTATCTCTTCTTAGGAGATTATGTTGACCGAGGCCAGCACAGCTTGGAAACCATAACTCTTCTCCTTGCTTTGAAG GTTGAGTATCCCCACAATGTTCATTTAATTCGTGGAAATCATGAAGCTGCAGATATTAATGCACTTTTTGGCTTTCGAATCGAGTGCATTGAACGCATG GGTGAGAGAGATGGAATTTGGGCATGGCATCGGATAAACAGACTGTTCAACTGGCTTCCTCTAGCTGCattgattgagaaaaaaattATCTGTATGCATGGTGGTATTGGAAGATCAATAAATCATGTAGAACAAATTGAGAGTATTCAGCGACCAATTACAATGGAAGCAGGCTCAATTGTTCTGATGGATTTATTGTG GTCCGATCCAACTGAAAATGATAGTGTAGAAGGGCTACGGCCTAATGCAAGGGGTCCTGGGCTGGTTACTTTTGGG CCTGATCGTGTGATGGAATTCTGCAATAACAATGATCTTCAACTGATAGTCAGAGCGCACGAGTGTGTGATGGATGGCTTTGAACGGTTTGCACAAGGACATTTAATTACTCTTTTCTCAGCCACAAACTACTGTG GGACTGCAAATAATGCTGGTGCTATATTAGTTTTGGGCAGAGATCTTGTAGTCGTTCCCAAGCTGATTCATCCATTGCCACCGGCTATTACTTCACCTGAAACATCACCTGAACGTCATATAGAAGACACGTGGATGCAG GAGCTTAATGCTAACAGACCACCTACACCAACTAGAGGTCGTCCTCAAGTTGCCAGTGATCGAG AGATTTGTACATAG